A window from Cydia amplana chromosome 12, ilCydAmpl1.1, whole genome shotgun sequence encodes these proteins:
- the LOC134653140 gene encoding histone deacetylase 4 isoform X5: MADNPGHSIPKTEMAHEGAGAAESSPQPTPSPPHAPRLPAAEASFHSQIMQLKKQQQLQQEILLQHFQQQRAQLAEQHEQQLRHHLKPVWFQLWEQQKQMEEAALREAREAREAREAREARERHERDRVELLRKRDKHEHSANASSQVKQKLQEFLKKKQAAANANGTVPGSPYRNWGIVKSSSGESITSASAAATHPYRLAAPPLPLALNAAPQPSPNDFPLRKTASEPNMLKVRLKARVIERRASPLARRPLKTRPKHRNCDGSSPRGSPTGACTAAPIREEEEPSTRPELLFSSPSMPNISLGRPAPAPVPQVMVSVSLPPVCEAEPYVAPAGVGGAGGAHTRPPARPLGRTHSAPLPLGDPALQHSHTYLRDQIRKTVLTRAHDAAAAALREEEGEVIDLTARRAAVAAAPLARALSSPLVGARAPATGLAYDALMLKHGCACGAHAPQHPEHGGRLQSVWARLCETGLLARTERTRPRKASLEELQAVHSEAHVAQFGGRRAGAAGPRQLVRLACGGLGVDSDTAWADTHTAAAARMAAGAVLDLAARTARGELRNGFAVVRPPGHHAEPNQAMGFCFFNSVAVAARILHQRLRLQRILIVDWDVHHGNGTQQIFYEDPHVLYISIHRHDDGNFFPGTGAASECGAGPGLGFNVNIAWASGLSPPLGDAEYLAAFRSIVMPIAKEYDPELVLVSCGFDAAAGHPAPLGGYTVSAACFANMTQDLMQLANGKVVLSLEGGYDLPAMCDCAQECVRALLGDRVAPPAASELARAPAAPAQDLLRHTLAVQAPHWPKIKRYSSLIGMSALEAAPAVAAARLGRLQTERDAADTAAAMATLSMHHPHADAKPSSPDSSRSVSEEPMEQDEGK, encoded by the exons CTGAAGAAGCAGCAGCAGCTGCAGCAGGAGATCCTGCTGCAGCACTTCCAGCAGCAGCGCGCGCAGCTCGCCGAGCAGCACGAGCAACAGCTGCGGCATCATCTCAAG CCTGTTTGGTTTCAGCTGTGGGAGCAGCAGAAGCAGATGGAGGAGGCGGCGCTGCGGGAGGCGAGGGAGGCGAGGGAGGCGAGGGAGGCCAGGGAGGCGAGGGAGAGGCACGAGAGGGACAGGGTGGAGCTGCTGCGGAAGAGGGACAAGCATGAGCACAGCGCTAACGCGTCCTCGCAAGTCAAGCAGAAGCTTCAG GAGTTCTTAAAGAAGAAGCAAGCCGCGGCGAACGCCAACGGCACTGTTCCTGGGTCCCCGTACAGAAATTG GGGTATCGTAAAGTCGTCATCAGGCGAGTCTATCACGTCAGCGAGCGCGGCGGCCACGCACCCGTACAGGCTGGCGGCGCCCCCGCTGCCGCTGGCTCTGAACGCCGCCCCGCAGCCATCACCCAACGACTTCCCGCTAAGGAAGACTG CGTCCGAGCCCAACATGCTGAAGGTGCGGCTGAAGGCGCGCGTCATCGAGCGTCGCGCCTCCCCGCTCGCGCGGCGTCCGCTCAAGACGCGGCCCAAGCACCGCA ATTGCGACGGCAGTTCGCCGCGTGGCTCACCTACCGGCGCGTGCACGGCCGCGCCAATCCGCGAGGAAGAGGAACCGAGCACGCGACCAGAGCTTCTGTTCTCTTCACCTTCCATGCCGAATATATCACTCGGCAGGCCCGCGCCCGCTCCCGTCCCGCAG GTGATGGTGTCGGTATCCCTGCCGCCCGTGTGCGAGGCGGAGCCGTACGTGGCGCCGGCGGGGGTGGGGGGGGCGGGGGGGGCGCACACGCGGCCGCCCGCGCGCCCGCTCGGCCGCACGCACAGCGCGCCGCTGCCGCTCGGCGACCCCGCGCTGCAGCACTCGCACACCTACCTGCGCGACCAGATACGGAAGACG GTGCTGACGCGCGCACAcgacgcggcggcggcggcgctgcgCGAGGAGGAGGGGGAGGTGATCGACCTgacggcgcggcgcgcggccgTGGCGGCGGCGCCTCTAGCGCGCGCGCTCAGCTCGCCGCTCGTCGGCGCCCGGGCGCCCGCCACCGGCCTCGCCTACGACGCGCTCATGCTCAAGCACGG GTGTGCGTGTGGCGCGCACGCGCCGCAGCACCCCGAGCACGGCGGGCGCCTGCAGTCCGTGTGGGCGCGCCTGTGCGAGACGGGGCTGCTGGCGCGCACCGAGCGCACCAGGCCGCGCAAG GCGTCCCTGGAGGAGCTGCAGGCGGTGCACTCGGAGGCGCACGTGGCGCAGTtcggcgggcggcgcgccggGGCCGCGGGGCCGCGCCAGCTCGTGCGGCTCGCGTGCGGCGGCCTCGGCGTGGACTCGGACACCGCGTGGGCCGACACGCACacggccgccgccgcgcgcatGGCCGCCGGCGCCGTGCTCGACCTCGCCGCCCGCACGGCCCGGGGGGAGCTCCGGAACGG ATTCGCGGTGGTGAGGCCCCCGGGGCACCACGCGGAGCCCAACCAGGCGATGGGCTTCTGTTTCTTCAACTCGGTGGCCGTGGCCGCGCGGATACTGCACCAGCGGCTGCGGTTGCAGAGGATACTCATCGTCGACTGG GACGTGCACCACGGCAACGGCACGCAGCAGATCTTCTACGAGGACCCGCACGTGCTGTACATCAGCATCCACCGGCACGACGACGGGAACTTCTTCCCGGGCACCGGCGCGGCCTCCGAGTGCGGCGCCGGCCCCGGCCTCGGCTTCAACGTCAACATCGCGTGGGCCTCCGGCCTCAGCCCGCCGCTCGGGGATGCGGAGTACCTGGCCGCGTTCCGGTCCATCGTCATGCCCATTGCCAAG GAGTACGACCCCGAGCTGGTGCTGGTGTCGTGCGGGTTCGACGCCGCGGCCGGCCACCCCGCGCCGCTCGGCGGGTACACGGTCAGCGCCGCGTGCTTCGCCAACATGACGCAGGACCTCATGCAGCTCGCCAACGGCAAG GTGGTGTTGTCGCTCGAGGGCGGCTACGACCTGCCCGCCATGTGCGACTGCGCGCAGGAGTGCGTGCGCGCGCTGCTCGGCGACCGCGTGGCGCCGCCCGCCGCGTCCGAGCTGGCGCGCGCGCCCGCTGCGCCTGCGCAGGACCTGCTGCGACACACGCTCGCCGTACAGGCGCCGCACTGGCCCAAG ATAAAGCGATATAGCAGCCTGATCGGCATGTCGGCGCTAGAAGCGGCGCCTGCAGTGGCGGCGGCTAGGTTAGGCCGCCTGCAGACGGAGCGCGACGCGGCCGACACCGCCGCCGCCATGGCCACGCTGTCCATGCACCACCCCCACGCCGACGCCAAGCCCAG TTCGCCAGACTCGTCGCGCTCGGTGTCGGAAGAGCCGATGGAGCAGGACGAGGGCAAGTGA